From the Tigriopus californicus strain San Diego chromosome 4, Tcal_SD_v2.1, whole genome shotgun sequence genome, the window ATACATTGAAAGTACTTTCTGTAACGCTTATCCAAAGCCAAGAAATGGTAGTGAAGTGATCAACAAAATATTAGACAGGAAAATAGCCACTTTTGTCACCAATTATCATAGGATTTCTCCTCCTCCAACAAACATAACTATCTTCGCAAAATATCTTATTGAATTGTTGGCTTCAAGTAAGAACTTGATTGAGTCGATTATCCTATGAGATAACACGTATTTGAACCATTACAATCTGCTGAAGAACTGTCAATAACTCACTCCGCATGATGAGCTCAGAATGAAGTAAACGCAATAAATGTTCATCCAACTGTCGATCCGCAAATTTTGGCTCATTCACGTCAGTTCCATGCCCTTTAAATCTGCCCCCAATGCTAATTTGACATCCAGCATTCGAGAGCTTCtattgaatgttttgattCCAGCTTCTTTTGGACGAACAGCTGCTGAAGTTGAGAGGATTCAGTGGAACAGTGGTTTATGTGTGGTAATGCTGATAGGTTGACTGtatcaatgaagatgattttAAGGGGGAGCCAAAAgcccaatgttttttttctgattgTGAGAAAGCCGGGCTGCAATTTAGGGTGActgaaaagttggaaaaaatatACATTAGGTAATACAACAGTGTTAAATAGGATGCCGATGAGGAGAGTTGACTAGAAAACCCCGAGaatattatattatatttaTGTAGGGTCAACGACACCTTCATTTTTAAGCAAGAAGACTGAATAGGATCTAGCTACAACAATTTTTGACTATCGTATTTTGAATATAACACTACATAAATTGACAAACGTGGTTTGATTCCTTGGATCCTTTTCAACCGGCCTACTAACCAGATAGCCGTGACTCTGTTGTATGtgaacaaatcaaatatgaACTTAAACCCAACACATTTTCAAGTCTGATAAAACTTCAAACTGAAAAGGACAGACTGGCCTGGAATTTTTCTCACCCATCAGATGTCATCTAGTCACCCTTTGGCTTTGAGTGTGTCCTAAACTTTTCGGCCTCCTGCCTGACATACCACACTCAAGAATCCTCTTTTCGCCCGCCCATCGCGCCCGGCACGCCCATTATCACTTCATCCAATAACATCATGAGTACCACGCCCAAAACGGTATGTCATTTGACTATTAGAAACTCCACCCGATCAGGATGAAATGGGCGCTAATGATTGACCATGTGTTTGGCATGACTCATGCCTCACTGCTTAAGAGGTAGAGGCAAGTTCTTTTGGTTCGCTTTCCAACTTTTGAACAGGGTTGGTCACGAAGGAGAACCGCCATGTTCAACTAGAAGTATCATCAAGTATCATAGAAGTATCAATTTCTTCTCTTGATTAGTTCCAGTTCTCTTTCAAATACTCCCTTGCTCTGGACCGGGACAATTAATTGCTTTTACAGGTAATTTTGCTTGTATTATTGAGCAAGGCTAAAGGCGAAAAAGGTTATCTAGGCCTATTGTTTCACGTTGATTGGTAATGGGCTTGTGTTGTCTTGAAGCCCATCTTTCGTCGTATTATGGTTGTCAGTTAGTATTTACGAGAACCCAATAATAggctagagggcttgtcagtTCAATAGGCCATAGGCCAATCATGTTTCATGTTTATAGCATATGCCCAAAGGATTGCATTTAGCCATTTAGAATTGGTCTTCTGAATATAGCTTGGGTTACCTGATACTTGATAAATTAATCCCTCTGCTCAATGTTCATGAAGCTCCTTATAGTGTTTAGGCCTTGGACCTTGAAGGCAATAAGGCGTACGAAGGATTTTGTTTCGGACTCAGGGGGTTATTGCTTGGGTTAGCAAGTTCGTGGAGGATAATCGCCGTATAACCACCAACGATATTGGAAAATGCGTTTGATCTGTGTCTTagaaaagtggaaaatattGTGCACCTCGATCTTGCTTGGTCTTATTAAGTTTGGTTATGGGAATGGGTGCTACAAGTGACCTTCAAAAGTCTGTCTTGGCTCACGAGCGGATCAAAGATAGCCAAATGTTGATTAAAACAATGTTGCGTGGAACAGACTTGAATAGAAAAGTATTTGTCGTTAAACTTCGTAGCTTCGATATGGGGCGAGCAAAACGACGACTATCATTTGAGTTTGGCATCACCTCGTATCCCTAGggaagctttttttttaaatctttttctttttagcgCGCTTGTTAATTCAGTTTTGGGGCTAATATCCATTTTTTGTTGtccataaaaaaatattgctcgGTACTTGTATTTCGATTGGGTACGTTTCAAGACTTTCCAGatcttttgtcacttttgtgTCATCGAAAAATGAGCTTAGTTGTAACATACATCATAGGAGTATAAGTACCGTGACTGACAAGTAATGTTAAAAGAGTCGatgatttttcaatgaaaatagtGGCCAGTTCTcacaaaattcatttttctacTAATATATTTCGATAATTTACGTTTCAATAATTGGAATACTGTTGACCGGTAGTGATTTGTAAAAAATGCACAATATCAGTAcaaatgaacttgaagatCCTCTGACTTACGAAATGTGAGTAAACTTTGATCTTGCTAAACTACATTTTCTCATTAAATAGGAGAAAATTAGGTTACATGTAGAGCGACTACCCAAGCTGTCATTCTTTCATTATTCTCATTGTTTGTCTCCTACCTCCTATAAAAGAAATGTCGTTATGAAGTGTTTTATTGACTTGGCTCGTTTGCAGGATAAAGAGGTCCACATTGAGTTGGCCGATCAGCAGAAGATCAATCGTTTTGCCAGGCTCAACAATCGCTTAGAAGAATGTAAGGAGGACCTCAAAAGCCGAGAAAACGAGGTCCAGACCCTGGATGACGCTTCGACTGACCTTATGATGCTCGAAGACGACGATGAGTTGGTGAGCGTCTTGATACCCACAGTCTGACCGCAGTGTTTTGCTTTGTAGACTTTCTGTTTGGGTAAATTGCTCAGTGGAGATGTCCTTGACCTAAATGCCTTCTGAAGATCTCTCGACATCTCTTTAATACTTGGCCCACTTTCCTTGTTTTAGGTCCCATATCAAGTGGGCGAAGTGTTCGTGTCCATGAAACAGGACGAAGTTCAGACTCAGATTGAGGCCCGAAAGGCTGAAGTGGAAGTGGAGGTGGGCAAAATCAAGGAGAAAATGGACGGATTGAAGGGCGAAATGTCTGATCTAAAAACTCATTTGTATGCAAAATTTGGCAGTGCCATTAATCTCGAGGCGGATGAAGAATGATGATAAttaataacaacaataaagATAACAGAGCATGTTCTGCTAAGAATTGAATAACCCTTTTCACTTGACACTGGCCAAAGAGCCAACAAAGTGGTATGTTTCAGTTATGTAACATTTTGGCCACATGCGTTGAAATGTGACGACTCTTGATGACAATAAGGCTTGGAGACCAAATAATTTGCTAATGTGCCTATGTCGGAAAAACTCTTGACTTCTAataaggaaatatttttttaagatttagTAGATTCCACTATCTTTGTACAGTTTCCTTATTATCTTCTTCTgacattattcattttataacccctccaaattgattttgaccCTAACAAAAGGTACGGAATGTGGCAAATGTCACGTCGGCTTCATTTCCTCATCCTAGTTTTGAGGTTTGTTCAAAACCTGAATGCATGTGACTGACTTGTTGGATGTCGGAGTGACGAATCACTGACACGTTTTCGACCCATCAGGCTCGTTAAGatgcatgtacgtacatggcGTTCATCAACCTATATGTCATCAGTGAACCCCATTCCCTTACTTCAACGTCTCTCTTGGGAGTGCCTAAGTGCATCCCTCAGCTGTTCCActtttcctttcctgcttttctcctcctcgtctGCCTCTTCTTGCCTCTTTTAGTGGATGGTCCCTCTTCGCCACAGTGAGCTAACTGCTTGAGAGCTGTTCCATGGGCAAGATGACGGACGGGCCAGAATCAGCTGGATAGATAGACATATCACGGGTTTCTGTTTGGGACAATCACTACTTAGCAGTGTAGGTGGAACGAACCCAGGTGATTCGAATTCGCGAAAGCGTGTTTGGCTGGCACACTGCAATATTTGGATCTCGTGGCGTGGAGAGAGAGCGGGAAAAGTTCAGATTCTTGGCAAGTTTGTCCAGTCTCTTTCGTTACACGGTGATAATCAGGTCGAGTTTGTCTGGCGGAAAGTTCTGGAGGAATTTGCAGAGTTAAGAAGTGTTCCACATGGCGTCGTTGATTATATCTGAAGGTAATTATTCGGGAGGAAAATGATGTTTGAGGCTCAGGAGTCATGGGCGGGAAGTAATTTCGTGGGAAATGCATGGTTCAAATAGCGTGGCCTCATTTATTTGAAGGTCATTCGGTGTCTGTCTCGTTTGATTCTTATTGGCAAGTGTCTGGACTTGGGGACAGCGAGTTCATGACCTTGTGAGAATTGGAGGCAACTTGATAAATTGATGGTCAGGATCAACTTGAACAGAGAGCTTATGCCAAAGTGGTCAAGCAAGTTTGGGTGTTTTCCGTGTGCATTGTCCACCCGATTACATAAGCAGTTACAACATGTGCGACCACATGTGTCATGTTTTTTACAGTTTTTGAATGCAACGTGTATTGGTCATTGACAATTGTTGGAAATATACAACGATGAAAATGTGTTCTGTTCTAAGCATGCATTGCTACATCACAAGCCAGCATTGGAATTTGGCTGGACTCTCCAACAAGCGGTCGTTGACGGGAAACTGGAAATTCCGGTTTGTTCACCATGGGCACTCATTCCTTTAGTTTATGAGCAGCTTTGGTGTGGTTTTGAGCCAGGTCTACGTCGTTGCTCATCCTCCAAAAGTGAATTTGACTCTCTGCTCTCTATTTCGACTGTGACTTGGAAACGAAAGTGCCAAAGCCGGTTCATGTTCTTACATCCATAAACTTTTAATTGTTTTACActtcaaaactgaaaatggTTGGATCTgataaaggtaaaaaaaattgataacGGGGTAGTGAAAAAGAGattattttatgtttttaaaaaagggTTTTGAATAATATACCGCTTCATTTAGTACGGGACCATgagtccttttcattcaaaaccgTCCTATCACACGAGTCGTATATGTTACTTATAACATGGACGAGTTGAACGAAAAGTAGtttcaaaaaggaagaaggactTGTAATATAGCATTTGAGTCGTTGGTAAGAAAGTAACCCTAATCTTTACCACTTTCTTACCTTGATTCATCCCacgttttcattttcagccgCGGCCCAAGCTTGGGTGACTTTAGCTACCAATGACTCGTACTGCTTGGGGGCTTTGGTCTTGGGAAACTCTTTGACCCGCTCAGGAACCACCAGAAAAAAGGTGTGCATGATCTCCAAAGGTGTTTCCGAAGCCATGAGGTGAGTCTGAAGTCGAGACATAGTTTTGCCATGATAACATCAATTCCCACGTCTTTCTTAGAGGGCAACTTCAAAACACTTTCGACGAAGTGGTCGATGTTGAGGAGTTTGATTCCAAGGATCTTGCCAACTTAAGTTTGTTGGAGAGACCAGAATTGGGAATTACATTCACTAAGCTCCATTGCTGGAATTTGGTTCAGTATGAGAAATGCGTGTTTCTGGATGCTGATACCATGGTTATTCGGAATTGTGACGAGCTTTTTAATCGGGAAGAGTTGTCAGCTGCTCCTGATGCTGGATGGCCCGATTGTTTCAACTCGGGTGTGTTCGTCCTCAAACCATCGCACGATACTTACAAAGTAATTCTAACCCATTCTTATGCCTTACCTAAAGCAGAGTAACTCTTCTGTTTGCCATTATAAATAGGCTTTAATCCAACACGCCAATTCAGAAGGCTCCTTCGACGGTGGAGACCAGGGGTTGCTTAACACTTTCTTCAGTGATTGGGCCACCAAGGACATTGGACGACACCTCTCGTTCCTTTATAACATGTGTGCCACTGCCACTTATACCTATCTTCCAGCCTACAAAAAGTAAGCCAAGTTCCGAGTTTGTTCATCAGCATCAACCCTAATAGACGTTTTGTTGTCCAGGTATGGTAACCAAGTGAAAATCATCCACTTCATTGGTGTTTCCAAACCTTGGCATGTCCAATTCGATCCCTCTGGTCAACCTCAACCACGCCTTGGTGAGGAACACACCctgaatcatttgaaaaattggtgGCACATCTTTCATTCGGATGTCAAGCCTAAACTGGGCGAGAAATTGGTAAGCTTTATACACATTCCACGATAACTACagtcgaacttcgatttaacgaaTCTCTATTTAACGATATTTTTGCTGCTTACCGAATACTGTATTTACTTCAGAGCAAGTCTCCATTTAACGATATGTTCTCGGCTGACGGTCGATATCGTTAAACCGAATTTCGACTATACATCAGCATAGTTCAATACATTCAAATTTACATAACTAACCGTGAATTGTTTGGGATGATTTCAACTAACCTCAAAACGTGTGCTTAACCTCAGTGTTACAGTTGTCTTGGGTATTGTCCCTCGGGCGATTGGTGTGCAGAGATCAAGGAGGTAAATCATTTCTAACCCTTCTCAAACATCCCTTATTTTCATGACCCTATTTGTTCCAGAAATCTTTGCCGCCTCTGCGACCTGAACCCCCCATGGCCATGGTCCAAACCCCTGGAGGCGGGGCTGCATTCATGCCCACACAACAGCAATCTGGAGATAATCGTGTACATTGGGAAGAGGGTCGACCCGATTATCTCGGACATGCCTCCTTCGAcaacatcttgaaaaagatCGAATCCACGATGTCTAGTCCTGGTAAGTGAGGATccaatgaaagattataaagGGAAAGTGAAATCTTCACAAGTGGAAATCTTTCCCGAATTTCGGCTTTAAGCGGACGGAAATAGTCATTTCACGCAAGCCCTGTAATCTAGGgagattgatttttcaaaaagggaaAGGAATGACCATCCACAGCTGTTGACTGAACAAGTCATACTGACCGGATATCCATAGATCAACAGGGTGCTGGAGAGGCGACGTATGTTGGTGTTTAAAAACCtgcaaacacaaaaacacaaatcTAAATCAAACATGTgtgtcgtttttttttttttattgaactcCCCTTTAACTTGAATTCAATCTGCTTGGAGAGAGTGAGGCTTTCATTAACTACTTTGTACTTTCCTATTGTGTTATTTGCCGCCCTCAGTTAGGACTCGTTATGAGGTTCCTCGGTAAGATGTGGTCACCTCGGCCGTATTGAGCCGGTAATACATGAGCTCTAGactgtttccattttttctcaGATTGCATGTTCCCGCTTTTCCTGACCGAACAGATTGTAGCATTTTGAAtacttcaattttcatgctTCGATTGTTCCAGTTCGGTACAGCACAACGTAAACTCATGTCTTTTtgcttctcttcttcctttttgccCTCGGATGATTTTCCTGACCTTGCTTGGGGAATTCTGCAGATATTTCCCCAAGCCCGTCAGTATCCGATCTTCGCTATTGCTCTCTTCCTTCCAACTTGGACGAGATTCCTCCGATCTCAACTAATCTTGAACCCAAGGAGGATAAATTCGAAACTGATCATTCCCAACCAAATCCCAACACGTTCCAGTTTGAACCAAGTTTATACATCAGGACTAACAGCGACACGAACCTTCATTACAAGGAAGACTATCATCTTCCACCGTATGTGGACAATAAAACGGCTTGGGAGAGGGGGAATCCAGATTTCATGGGGCGTAATGCCTTTGATCGGATCAAAACCAAGCTAAACGAGGCTGTGGGAGAACTACCCAATCATCCCGAGGTTGAAAATCACGTTGAAAGACAATTCTCAAATAACGAGCCTTCGCCCAATATCAAACATCAACCCCAACCTCAAACAGAACCCCAATCAGAACTTCAACCCCAATCAGAACCTCAACCCCAATCAGAACCTCAACCCCAATCAGAACCTCAACCCCAATCAGAACCTCAACCCCAATCAGAACCTCAAACAGAACGAGAGAGTACTCCGAAAGAGTATACTGGGTTTGACTTCGTCTTGCACAAGATAGAAGCCTCTTTGGGGGAGAAAATTCAGCATAAAGCACCCTCGCCATTTAGACCTGTGTTACCAACCAGGATTTCGAAACGCCATTTGAAGTCCTTGGAACAACTCGTTGAAAATAGCTTGCCGACTTCATCACCTCCAAATGAGTTTATCAACAAGACCAATGGTGTTCAGGAACCGAAGAATCTATCCGAGGATCCCATGGTGCCGGCTACTAGGCGAGTACTGGGCAGGGGGCGGGCCAGAAAACCAGAATAATTACTGCCGTCGATGGCAATCGCATGATTGGCCTACTCAAGTGATGTTGGGGAACATGTATTCAAGACACACAAGACACACCTACACCCACATACATGCACTCAAACACACTCAAAGGCGGGACCATGGCAGAGTAGCAgtcaaaaatgtcttttgcTAGATAGAGCCTTATTTCATTGCCCTGTCTGTCTCTTGTTTCCCTATTCTCCTTGGTTCGTCTCAAGACACGCCTCGTTTCCTTGAGAGGATTGAATCCAAGAAATCGAGTCTGACCGAACCATGAACATtccttcttgatctttttcgaatttgtcctcttcttctttgatgaTGGATGGGTCCATGACCGTGGGTTTAGTGCTTCCTCTTCTTGCATGCTTCGACCATTCTACCTTTATGTCCATTCGACCTTGATGTATGTAAGAAAAAAACTAACCAACAGTGGAATACTGAGGTGCATGTAATTAGGCTTATTAACATCAATTATTTAGAGTTTGTCTCCCTTCACTCATTCTCCTAGCGATGATTTTATATAGtatataattttcaaaatatgttatttGTCTTTCACCTGATTTTAACTCTTGCAATGCCGTTTCGGggaatttgatttcatggaAATTGGTTAATGTTAATACGGCAAAACGGTCGGAACCGAAACTTGTTTAGCCCGCCAAAGCTTGTCCACTAAtaatttgcatcttttttttatctttcttaTGCCTGAAACGGACTAGTTAACAAATCGTCATTCTATTTGAATGAACAAAGTTTCcaacttgtaaaaaaaaaaactttcattcaTACAAAAGCATATGTGAAGTGCTGAATGAAGATATAAGAAAAGACTTCATGGTACCCCCAAAAAacctgcaaaaaaaaacaagacggGAAGAACTAGTTTGAAACATTAAGGATTTTAATCGCTCTGCAcaaattttcaacttcacTCTTAGAATTTCAGTTCATGGGAAAAGAAAGGCAAGAATGcctttgaaatttattttcttgcattAATTTTTAGATTAGAAGctcattttgcaacaaaatatTATCTCACTAGCACTAGATGTATAATTGTTGCGATTCCATATTGAAGTAAGTAATACTAATAATATTTCATCTCCTTTCAGAAGAGAAATAAATTGCGGTATTTGTCCCACGTGTGGTCAAACCATGCCCAATGAGAAAACAGCATCCAATCAACAACCAGAAGCGGACTTAATTATAACTTTACCAACTCCGTCGCCCAAGCTAAAATCGAAACGAAAATCTCCCAAGAAATCTCGAATTTTAACCGTTGTACATTAGACATGAATATCATGATTAGTGATCATTTTATATGGCAATTTCTTGCAGAATACACACTATGTAAATTACGGCACCAGGTTTATTGTCatacaaaattattttggaacatatttcaaagctttcatcaatttcaactcGTGAGACAGCCAAAGTGCACTGGTTAGTGTTAATAAAGCTCCCGATTGATGCAAAGCCGCGATTGGAACCGGAACGTACAATAGCAATGTGGTGATGCCCAATCCAACCTATGAATAAAATCATGCCAATAAATCGTTTATCCAACTTTTGGTCTATAAATAACGTGATTACACACTGGGTAATGTTTTTAAACAAACTCTGGAATTGTTCACTGGAAATTGTTTCTTGCATTaacatttcaaattagttACTTTTGACCGAACCAAATCGTCGAATAATCCGGGAATTAATGAGGGGTTTCGAGACGAGGTCAAAATCCAATACAGGGACAGATTTACAGTGACCATAGCTCTATGAGGACTCATTACCTGCTTCTGAGCATGTCGTCTCCAAcagtataaaaatgaaaaatttaaAGTTGCCCTTGAAGATATCTGACCGCCTAAcaaatcaaacttggcagaTCGGACTTTATGCTGCGAAACACAAACTTTAAAATGCAAACTTGGAATTACTCACCTGCATCCAACCCATTGTAGTCAGCGCAATCACAGCAGTCTTTGCCCTTGGGCTCAGAGGCAGCcctcttgatttcaaagccaaCGCTGTGATGAAGGCCAAAGTTGTCGTACCCAAGAtcctaaagaaaaaaatattaaattcaaattttatcacaCGGTGCATTTCCTAACCTTTGTGTGAATCCCGTTAACCAACAAATTTGGATTACAATATAATCcaataaataataaaatcCTTATATCAGAGCCGCTGCCAATTTAAAGGGTAATTCATCAATTCAATACCTGTGGTCAAATTGCACAGTGGTTGGGTTTTCGGTGAAATTGCTCAACGCAGGCGACAAAGCCAAGATGTCATCGGGAATAATTCTTCCTGCCATCAACGGGAAAGAGTTATAAACCAGACCAGCGTCCAAACCCGCCACAAATGCTCCAGAAACGGCGGTGAGGAACACCAAGGCCTTGGCACCCATGGCCATTCCTCTGAACTTGGCCACTTGAGGCGTGAACTTGGCCACACCCTCTTTTACTGCGGGCGTGAGCACACTCAAGGCGTTCCAGAAGAGGAATGAATATAATACCTTGTAGGGAATAAGGTTGATTATTTTGAGTTGGTGGCCTAtcttttaaaataaaaagaccTCACCATTGCCGCAGATAGATGAGAAGCCAAGCGATATTGAGAGACCCGTGGAACATCCGAAGGCCCTTCGAAATTCTTGTGATCCAATCCAGACTTGACCATGTACCACCCTAAGGAATGGCAAAAACTTTTCATCAAGGTCTTTATTGCATCGGACATTAAAGGCCCGTACCTAATAGACCTTGGCAAGCCAACAAAGCTCCCATCACGACAATGCGTCTCTTCATGGCCTTGTCAAAGTAGCCTTTGGCCCACATCACAGCCGCAGGCAAGTAATAGCAAGCCCCAATCGCTCGACCCCACATTCGATGGCCATACTCCATGTACCTGCGAGTTTTACAGTTTTATGCCAAAGCAAATGTTTATGAGGGATAGGAAGAAAATCTTCCTGTGGCATTACTACCATAccaaatgaacttgaactcgTTCATGGTGATTTGCGAGTTTTTGTATTTGAACTCGGGCGATTCGGAATATTTCCTCAACTCCTCTTCCCATGCAGCTTCATCGGCAGGCGGAGGTCGCCCGAACAACTTCCAATCCACCTATGAAACAATATCATGTGTCATTTTTTGGTTCTTGGCAACTTCAAATCTATAATCTATTAGTGTACAAATAAAAAGTTCAATTGATTTAACGCTGGAAAGGAGTCACAACGAAAGTATTCTACAGTACAGGTGATTATGGGTTGAACTATTCGAATTATCAcaatttttttagaaaatgattAAAAGATTGTGAAGAAGCTTAATCATGGAGCCTTTTGATGACTTACCATACTCAGACCGGATTCGGTTAATCGGGTTACTCCGCCCAAAGCCACGGCCCCAAAAGCCATGCCGGCAAT encodes:
- the LOC131879781 gene encoding prefoldin subunit 4-like, giving the protein MSTTPKTDKEVHIELADQQKINRFARLNNRLEECKEDLKSRENEVQTLDDASTDLMMLEDDDELVPYQVGEVFVSMKQDEVQTQIEARKAEVEVEVGKIKEKMDGLKGEMSDLKTHLYAKFGSAINLEADEE
- the LOC131879769 gene encoding glycogenin-1-like isoform X4, translating into MASLIISEAAAQAWVTLATNDSYCLGALVLGNSLTRSGTTRKKVCMISKGVSEAMRGQLQNTFDEVVDVEEFDSKDLANLSLLERPELGITFTKLHCWNLVQYEKCVFLDADTMVIRNCDELFNREELSAAPDAGWPDCFNSGVFVLKPSHDTYKALIQHANSEGSFDGGDQGLLNTFFSDWATKDIGRHLSFLYNMCATATYTYLPAYKKYGNQVKIIHFIGVSKPWHVQFDPSGQPQPRLGEEHTLNHLKNWWHIFHSDVKPKLGEKLCYSCLGYCPSGDWCAEIKEKSLPPLRPEPPMAMVQTPGGGAAFMPTQQQSGDNRVHWEEGRPDYLGHASFDNILKKIESTMSSPEEK
- the LOC131879769 gene encoding glycogenin-1-like isoform X1; the protein is MASLIISEAAAQAWVTLATNDSYCLGALVLGNSLTRSGTTRKKVCMISKGVSEAMRGQLQNTFDEVVDVEEFDSKDLANLSLLERPELGITFTKLHCWNLVQYEKCVFLDADTMVIRNCDELFNREELSAAPDAGWPDCFNSGVFVLKPSHDTYKALIQHANSEGSFDGGDQGLLNTFFSDWATKDIGRHLSFLYNMCATATYTYLPAYKKYGNQVKIIHFIGVSKPWHVQFDPSGQPQPRLGEEHTLNHLKNWWHIFHSDVKPKLGEKLCYSCLGYCPSGDWCAEIKEKSLPPLRPEPPMAMVQTPGGGAAFMPTQQQSGDNRVHWEEGRPDYLGHASFDNILKKIESTMSSPDISPSPSVSDLRYCSLPSNLDEIPPISTNLEPKEDKFETDHSQPNPNTFQFEPSLYIRTNSDTNLHYKEDYHLPPYVDNKTAWERGNPDFMGRNAFDRIKTKLNEAVGELPNHPEVENHVERQFSNNEPSPNIKHQPQPQTEPQSELQPQSEPQPQSEPQPQSEPQPQSEPQPQSEPQTERESTPKEYTGFDFVLHKIEASLGEKIQHKAPSPFRPVLPTRISKRHLKSLEQLVENSLPTSSPPNEFINKTNGVQEPKNLSEDPMVPATRREINCGICPTCGQTMPNEKTASNQQPEADLIITLPTPSPKLKSKRKSPKKSRILTVVH
- the LOC131879769 gene encoding glycogenin-1-like isoform X3, with the protein product MASLIISEAAAQAWVTLATNDSYCLGALVLGNSLTRSGTTRKKVCMISKGVSEAMRGQLQNTFDEVVDVEEFDSKDLANLSLLERPELGITFTKLHCWNLVQYEKCVFLDADTMVIRNCDELFNREELSAAPDAGWPDCFNSGVFVLKPSHDTYKALIQHANSEGSFDGGDQGLLNTFFSDWATKDIGRHLSFLYNMCATATYTYLPAYKKYGNQVKIIHFIGVSKPWHVQFDPSGQPQPRLGEEHTLNHLKNWWHIFHSDVKPKLGEKLKSLPPLRPEPPMAMVQTPGGGAAFMPTQQQSGDNRVHWEEGRPDYLGHASFDNILKKIESTMSSPDISPSPSVSDLRYCSLPSNLDEIPPISTNLEPKEDKFETDHSQPNPNTFQFEPSLYIRTNSDTNLHYKEDYHLPPYVDNKTAWERGNPDFMGRNAFDRIKTKLNEAVGELPNHPEVENHVERQFSNNEPSPNIKHQPQPQTEPQSELQPQSEPQPQSEPQPQSEPQPQSEPQPQSEPQTERESTPKEYTGFDFVLHKIEASLGEKIQHKAPSPFRPVLPTRISKRHLKSLEQLVENSLPTSSPPNEFINKTNGVQEPKNLSEDPMVPATRREINCGICPTCGQTMPNEKTASNQQPEADLIITLPTPSPKLKSKRKSPKKSRILTVVH
- the LOC131879769 gene encoding glycogenin-1-like isoform X2; protein product: MVGSDKAAAQAWVTLATNDSYCLGALVLGNSLTRSGTTRKKVCMISKGVSEAMRGQLQNTFDEVVDVEEFDSKDLANLSLLERPELGITFTKLHCWNLVQYEKCVFLDADTMVIRNCDELFNREELSAAPDAGWPDCFNSGVFVLKPSHDTYKALIQHANSEGSFDGGDQGLLNTFFSDWATKDIGRHLSFLYNMCATATYTYLPAYKKYGNQVKIIHFIGVSKPWHVQFDPSGQPQPRLGEEHTLNHLKNWWHIFHSDVKPKLGEKLCYSCLGYCPSGDWCAEIKEKSLPPLRPEPPMAMVQTPGGGAAFMPTQQQSGDNRVHWEEGRPDYLGHASFDNILKKIESTMSSPDISPSPSVSDLRYCSLPSNLDEIPPISTNLEPKEDKFETDHSQPNPNTFQFEPSLYIRTNSDTNLHYKEDYHLPPYVDNKTAWERGNPDFMGRNAFDRIKTKLNEAVGELPNHPEVENHVERQFSNNEPSPNIKHQPQPQTEPQSELQPQSEPQPQSEPQPQSEPQPQSEPQPQSEPQTERESTPKEYTGFDFVLHKIEASLGEKIQHKAPSPFRPVLPTRISKRHLKSLEQLVENSLPTSSPPNEFINKTNGVQEPKNLSEDPMVPATRREINCGICPTCGQTMPNEKTASNQQPEADLIITLPTPSPKLKSKRKSPKKSRILTVVH
- the LOC131879773 gene encoding cytochrome c oxidase assembly protein COX15 homolog; the encoded protein is MQQLCINSHDIVKFIVYLEELPNLCLSENKYCNIRFAFFIAIIQYSLQTMLSCSRLLKGHRTGPALIRSFGQFSRIQPPVRNVLPKVIARPCTAVSTAATAQFATPKVVGYWLFGIAGMAFGAVALGGVTRLTESGLSMVDWKLFGRPPPADEAAWEEELRKYSESPEFKYKNSQITMNEFKFIWYMEYGHRMWGRAIGACYYLPAAVMWAKGYFDKAMKRRIVVMGALLACQGLLGWYMVKSGLDHKNFEGPSDVPRVSQYRLASHLSAAMVLYSFLFWNALSVLTPAVKEGVAKFTPQVAKFRGMAMGAKALVFLTAVSGAFVAGLDAGLVYNSFPLMAGRIIPDDILALSPALSNFTENPTTVQFDHRILGTTTLAFITALALKSRGLPLSPRAKTAVIALTTMGWMQVGLGITTLLLYVPVPIAALHQSGALLTLTSALWLSHELKLMKALKYVPK